Proteins encoded within one genomic window of Glycine soja cultivar W05 chromosome 1, ASM419377v2, whole genome shotgun sequence:
- the LOC114418209 gene encoding transmembrane protein 45B-like, with the protein MGSFKGHALPGTLFLLVGVWHVWGSVVRYVRNPMAFQVRVWNPVPGFDGRLKHLELYVIAIGAFVDMCIELLYSPHLKIFVGGVLNPAHMNDFEHSGMLLMFFIFGVVALLSQKTRFLPLPEGALCLLAASAFTAEYLLFYFHSTTHKGLEGYYHTLLVFLVGLCILSSIAGALLPTSFPVDLCNGIAIALQGLWFYQTAFVLYGPMMPSGCKLRENSVTCHSIDSEVRGELLANFQLFVAVLVVLVGTVASYGFAASRYGSSEVRNLHAIQTELDQD; encoded by the exons ATGGGATCTTTCAAGGGTCATGCTTTGCCAGGGACTTTGTTTCTTCTAGTTGGGGTGTGGCACGTATGGGGCTCTGTGGTGAGATATGTTCGCAATCCAATGGCGTTTCAAGTCAGAGTTTGGAATCCTGTGCCAGGGTTTGATGGGAGGCTGAAGCACCTGGAGCTATATGTTATTGCAATTGGTGCTTTCGTTGACATGTGCATCGAGCTTTTGTATTCACCACACCTCAAGATTTTTGTTGGTGGAGTCCTTAACCCCGCTCACATGAATGACTTTGAGCACTCTGGAATGCTTCTTATGTTTTTCATCTTTGGTGTTGTTGCCCTACTTTCCCAAAAGACCAG ATTTCTTCCCTTGCCAGAAGGTGCTCTTTGTTTGCTTGCTGCCTCAGCATTCACTGCAGAGTACCTTCTTTTCTACTTCCATTCAACAACACACAAGGGCCTTGAGGGCTATTACCACACCCTCCTTGTCTTCCTGGTTGGACTGTGCATTTTATCTTCAATTGCTGGAGCCCTTTTGCCAACAAGCTTTCCAGTGGATTTATGCAATGGCATTGCTATAGCACTGCAAGGTTTATGGTTCTATCAGACAGCCTTTGTTCTCTATGGCCCTATGATGCCAAGTGGTTGTAAGCTTAGGGAAAACAGTGTCACATGTCATTCTATTGATAGTGAGGTTCGGGGCGAATTGCTTGCTAATTTTCAGCTCTTTGTTGCGGTTCTTGTGGTCCTTGTGGGAACTGTGGCATCATATGGCTTTGCTGCTTCAAGATATGGGAGTTCTGAAGTCAGGAACTTGCATGCAATTCAGACTGAATTAGATCAAGACTAA
- the LOC114418224 gene encoding MOB kinase activator-like 1B isoform X2, protein MSLFGIGRNQRTFRPKKSTPSGSKGAQLRKHIDATLGSGNLREAVKLPPGEDLNEWLAVNTVDFFNQVNLLYGTLTEFCTPENCRTMSAGPKYEYRWADGVQIKKPIEVSAPKYVEYLMDWIEAQLDDESIFPQKLGSPFPPNFKEVVKTIFKRLFRVYAHIYHSHFQKIVSLKEEAHLNTCFKHFILFTCEFGLIDKKELAPLQELIETIIPY, encoded by the exons ATGAGCCTCTTCGGTATAGGCAG AAACCAGAGAACATTCCGCCCGAAAAAAAGTACTCCTTCTGGAAGTAAG GGAGCTCAACTTCGAAAACATATTGATGCCACGTTAGGTAGTGGAAATCTGAGGGAAGCAGTAAAGCTACCTCCTGGGGAGGATTTAAATGAGTGGCTAGCTGTCAACA CTGTTGATTTCTTCAATCAGGTGAATCTGCTTTATGGTACCCTTACAGAGTTCTGTACTCCTGAGAATTGTCGGACAATGTCTGCAGGACCCAA GTATGAATATAGATGGGCAGATGGTGTACAAATTAAGAAACCTATTGAGGTTTCTGCTCCAAAATATGTAGAATATCTAATGGACTGGATTGAAGCACAGCTTGATGATGAATCCATATTCCCACAGAAGCTTG GTTCACCATTTCCTCCCAACTTTAAGGAAGTTGTGAAGACAATATTCAAGCGGTTGTTCCGTGTATATGCTCACATATACCATTCTCACTTTCAGAAAATTGTGAGCCTCAAAGAAGAGGCCCACTTAAACACTTGCTTCAAGCATTTTATACTCTTCACCTGT GAGTTCGGGCTGATTGACAAAAAGGAGCTGGCACCCCTTCAAGAGCTTATAGAAACCATTATCCCATATTAA
- the LOC114418224 gene encoding MOB kinase activator-like 1A isoform X3 → MSAGPKYEYRWADGVQIKKPIEVSAPKYVEYLMDWIEAQLDDESIFPQKLGSPFPPNFKEVVKTIFKRLFRVYAHIYHSHFQKIVSLKEEAHLNTCFKHFILFTCEFGLIDKKELAPLQELIETIIPY, encoded by the exons ATGTCTGCAGGACCCAA GTATGAATATAGATGGGCAGATGGTGTACAAATTAAGAAACCTATTGAGGTTTCTGCTCCAAAATATGTAGAATATCTAATGGACTGGATTGAAGCACAGCTTGATGATGAATCCATATTCCCACAGAAGCTTG GTTCACCATTTCCTCCCAACTTTAAGGAAGTTGTGAAGACAATATTCAAGCGGTTGTTCCGTGTATATGCTCACATATACCATTCTCACTTTCAGAAAATTGTGAGCCTCAAAGAAGAGGCCCACTTAAACACTTGCTTCAAGCATTTTATACTCTTCACCTGT GAGTTCGGGCTGATTGACAAAAAGGAGCTGGCACCCCTTCAAGAGCTTATAGAAACCATTATCCCATATTAA
- the LOC114418224 gene encoding MOB kinase activator-like 1B isoform X1 — protein MSKHAVVLQIINQRTFRPKKSTPSGSKGAQLRKHIDATLGSGNLREAVKLPPGEDLNEWLAVNTVDFFNQVNLLYGTLTEFCTPENCRTMSAGPKYEYRWADGVQIKKPIEVSAPKYVEYLMDWIEAQLDDESIFPQKLGSPFPPNFKEVVKTIFKRLFRVYAHIYHSHFQKIVSLKEEAHLNTCFKHFILFTCEFGLIDKKELAPLQELIETIIPY, from the exons ATGAGTAAACATGCCGTTGTCCTTCAGATAAT AAACCAGAGAACATTCCGCCCGAAAAAAAGTACTCCTTCTGGAAGTAAG GGAGCTCAACTTCGAAAACATATTGATGCCACGTTAGGTAGTGGAAATCTGAGGGAAGCAGTAAAGCTACCTCCTGGGGAGGATTTAAATGAGTGGCTAGCTGTCAACA CTGTTGATTTCTTCAATCAGGTGAATCTGCTTTATGGTACCCTTACAGAGTTCTGTACTCCTGAGAATTGTCGGACAATGTCTGCAGGACCCAA GTATGAATATAGATGGGCAGATGGTGTACAAATTAAGAAACCTATTGAGGTTTCTGCTCCAAAATATGTAGAATATCTAATGGACTGGATTGAAGCACAGCTTGATGATGAATCCATATTCCCACAGAAGCTTG GTTCACCATTTCCTCCCAACTTTAAGGAAGTTGTGAAGACAATATTCAAGCGGTTGTTCCGTGTATATGCTCACATATACCATTCTCACTTTCAGAAAATTGTGAGCCTCAAAGAAGAGGCCCACTTAAACACTTGCTTCAAGCATTTTATACTCTTCACCTGT GAGTTCGGGCTGATTGACAAAAAGGAGCTGGCACCCCTTCAAGAGCTTATAGAAACCATTATCCCATATTAA